In a single window of the Labeo rohita strain BAU-BD-2019 chromosome 23, IGBB_LRoh.1.0, whole genome shotgun sequence genome:
- the lrrc38a gene encoding leucine-rich repeat-containing protein 38 encodes MFSCVRWLQPFLALLSSTLLTWGYNCPSSCLCPDHHTVDCTGQGLTRLPDSIPLDVRRLLLSNNWIPWIPSDFLVLYSDLVYLDLRNNSLTRLEPGTLSTSSRLVYLDLGSNNLTEIPSGTFGESRSLIKLRLGNNPYLNMVSKDAFTGLTSLRELELERNALSGMDVGVLSQLPSLRVIRLEGNPWVCNCNFAKLFLWLFENRHKLPTGLEGMECSLPGDGRQVPLSVLSEDSFRECRGLLTLTDYLIVIFSGICISVAAIIASFFLASTIHCFQRLKSKRTDEEEAED; translated from the exons ATGTTCTCATGTGTTCGCTGGCTTCAGCCTTTCCTTGCCTTGCTGTCCTCTACCTTGTTAACTTGGGGATACAACTGCCCATCCAGCTGCTTGTGTCCAGACCATCACACCGTGGACTGCACAGGTCAAGGGCTCACCCGTCTTCCAGATTCCATCCCTTTGGACGTACGGAGACTCCTCCTGTCTAACAACTGGATTCCCTGGATCCCTTCTGATTTCCTGGTTCTCTACAGTGATTTGGTCTACCTGGATCTGAGGAATAACTCCCTAACAAGGCTGGAGCCTGGGACTCTGAGCACATCCTCCAGACTGGTCTATCTGGATCTAGGGAGCAACAACTTGACTGAGATCCCCTCGGGAACTTTTGGGGAGTCCCGGAGTCTGATCAAGCTACGACTGGGGAACAATCCGTATCTGAATATGGTCAGCAAGGACGCCTTTACGGGCCTCACCTCCTTACGAGAACTCGAGCTGGAGAGGAATGCCCTCTCGGGCATGGATGTCGGGGTGTTGAGCCAGTTGCCTTCTTTGCGGGTGATACGCCTGGAAGGGAACCCCTGGGTGTGCAATTGCAACTTTGCCAAACTCTTTCTGTGGCTATTTGAGAATCGTCACAAGCTCCCAACTG GCTTAGAAGGTATGGAGTGCTCTCTTCCAGGGGACGGGCGGCAGGTGCCCCTCAGCGTGCTTTCTGAGGACAGTTTCCGCGAGTGTCGTGGACTGCTAACGCTCACTGATTATCTCATAGTGATTTTTTCTGGGATTTGTATTTCAGTGGCAGCCATTATCGCCAGTTTCTTTCTGGCCTCCACTATCCACTGTTTTCAGCGGCTCAAATCCAAAAGGACAGATGAAGAGGAGGCAGAGGACTGA